The Methanobrevibacter sp. DNA segment CTAAAATGAATGCAATGACGAATATTAATATAATGAATAAAAGAACTTTAACAATACCTACTCTTGAAATATCTCCAATAGCTTCACCGATTGCTAAAGCATTACCTAAATCTTCGGTTTTTGCCAATCTGCATTGAGCCATGAATGCTGCTAAAGCAAAGACTATGCATAATATAATTGTTATTAATCCTGATAACCAGTGTTGGAAAATCAATGCTAGAATAGCACCGATAATGATTGGAATAATATAGTAAACAATTTGAACAACGAATAATTTTACACCGTTAATAAATTGTCTTACAATGTCGATTCCAGGACTTCCAGCATCTCTGTTAATACCGAATTTTACAATGTCTAATTGATAACCAGAAATAACAAATCCAATGATTAATGCAATAATTAATCCGATAATACCTGATCCAATTGCAGTGAAAGGGTTTTTAAGTGCAACACCAGTAGCCACACCAATAGCAGTTCCACCCACTGCAATTCCTAAAATAATACCCAAAATAACATATATTACTAATGCTTTAATGTTGTTTAATGGATATGTTAATGCATCACTAATAATTTCTCCTAATTCCATTTTAATTTCTCCTTGTTTTATAACTTAAAAAAAAACTCAAATGAGTATTTAAAATTATATTACTAATAATATTTAAACATATTTAAAAAAAATAACTATCAAAAACACAGATTATTTGAAATATTTTGTTATGCTTATCAAATCATTATTAAATACATTTACTTCACCAGATTCGATTTCACCACTCAAATCACCCATATAATTTTTATACATAAAAATCACCAGTAAAACTACAACAAAAATTCCACCAATAAGTAAAATTAATTCCGCTGAAGCCTGACCTTTATTATCCATTAAAATCCCCCCATCAATAAGCTTCCACCAAATGTGGAAATAAAATAAAATATTCCAAATGATGAAACAGTCAGTGGCAGAGAAAATTTAATTCCTTTTTTTACATCCCCATACATGATTATACTAATTATAAATGCAACCAAAACCGAATGAATAATCAGATACAACTCTCCCACAACAGGAGCAGTGAAGATAATCTCTGAATCCATGCCATAACTCTGCATAAAACCAGAATAAACGCTTACCATTCCAATTGAAAATGGTGTTGCAACAACAGCTGATATTAAAAGAAACATTACAGACATCATAACCGATGAACGCCTTTCACGTTTAAGAGCCATCAAATCACGCAAATCATCAGAAACATCAGACAATACTTTGGAAATACTTGACCCGCTTCTGCGACCATCCAATATTATGCCGAATATCCTCTCCAATTCCCGTGATTTTAAACGTTTACTCATCGCTCTCCATGCTTCATCGAAATTACGACCCATACGAATTTCAATGATAGTGCGCCTCATTTCATCATACATTGGCCCCTCCCCATACTGTGACATGTCCTCCATTGCATTTTCAAAACTTAATCCGACTTGCAACATGCTTGAAAGCTGTCTTAAAAAGTC contains these protein-coding regions:
- a CDS encoding DUF4013 domain-containing protein, producing MELGEIISDALTYPLNNIKALVIYVILGIILGIAVGGTAIGVATGVALKNPFTAIGSGIIGLIIALIIGFVISGYQLDIVKFGINRDAGSPGIDIVRQFINGVKLFVVQIVYYIIPIIIGAILALIFQHWLSGLITIILCIVFALAAFMAQCRLAKTEDLGNALAIGEAIGDISRVGIVKVLLFIILIFVIAFILALIVGFIYQWNGTVGGILMGILGVYLTFFVGRATGLLYSDV
- a CDS encoding class III signal peptide-containing protein, with the protein product MDNKGQASAELILLIGGIFVVVLLVIFMYKNYMGDLSGEIESGEVNVFNNDLISITKYFK
- a CDS encoding type II secretion system F family protein, which produces MKFKIINDLALVVDNIVPKKYLSKLQEFLLSGAIFTDVSQVLSVLIVFILFSEIVLGLTIAYLNLPLSLVIVPLFVVPGLFTYVVVQQEKRSQEIERTAPDFLRQLSSMLQVGLSFENAMEDMSQYGEGPMYDEMRRTIIEIRMGRNFDEAWRAMSKRLKSRELERIFGIILDGRRSGSSISKVLSDVSDDLRDLMALKRERRSSVMMSVMFLLISAVVATPFSIGMVSVYSGFMQSYGMDSEIIFTAPVVGELYLIIHSVLVAFIISIIMYGDVKKGIKFSLPLTVSSFGIFYFISTFGGSLLMGGF